In the Gopherus flavomarginatus isolate rGopFla2 chromosome 23, rGopFla2.mat.asm, whole genome shotgun sequence genome, cagaggctgagctccagaactgctcccccTGGCCACAGCCCCCAAGCTGTGCTGGAGTTGTCCTGACTTTCCAATCTGCAGATCGGTCCAGCTGTGCCCAGCCCGTGCACCCGCCACACACAAACTGTCACAACAAACATGCCAGGATTGGGAAAGAccatctggggctggctgcagtctccctttgctgctgtgaggggaatggggtggtccCTCATATAGGATACAAACGTAcccaggggcagaagggaaatgttgtttcttccaggggtttgaaatgtttggtttagagtcctgagctctgtcttcctgtttgtctccttctgccactttcagatctcttggagagacaaggtgggtgaggtaatttttttagaaccaattaaaaatagctttatggtatcctgggaccaacatgggtacaacaactttcccctttgtaccccctccccatctcatcTCCCCCTCAGCGGAGACTGTCCCATGTGCTAGGAAAATAAGGGTTCAGTCCTGTCACTGAATTGGGTCTTGCCAGCACTAACGGGAGTGAAAGCCTGTGTGcattaatgacagcagcagctctgggactcgacccatagggagaagagatgggagtgagcaggttatgtttgtgccaggtgtgagttactcatgtgggaattctgcaccactgggtatgcacagaattcacgtccagctgagaatttcttttttttggcGTGAAGAAGATACattctgcctgagaagtgctacagttctgcctttcacccaccaAAGGCCCCTGTGGCACCAGAGCAGGCAGCATTCAGCTGGGTTCATCTTGCTGGTGATTTGTTGCCCCAAGCTCTACCCCAAATGAGAAGAGAGTTAGTGGGTGGAACTTGGGAGAGTCCTGAGACGGctgcctctgggggtggggacagggtggtcATTCTCTACTCTCAAGAGGATGTGAAAAGGGCacaggaggagcaagtgtcccctatggagactgcccagccccaggttaTCCAGTCCCAGACGCTTCTTCCCCCACCATACCCCAAACCTCTTCACCCCTCCAACCATCAATTGCCAGTCTTCCCTCGCTGGTAGCCCTTcctgactggcagagaccctctaagccagtagtgtgtcagggctcaaccttctggctgagtcctctgaccactttcttcctctctcggGGTGACATGCCACAGGGGCCACACAAATctacattgcttaggctttggcttcagccccaggtaggggctcagggccctggacttcagccccatgcactgGGACTTAagttttctgccctgggcctcagtgagtctaatACTGGCCTTGCTTGGCACCCGCCCTGAAACCTGCTAGTGGCCCCTAGCGGGTCCaggacccctagttgagaaccactgccttagcctACAAATCTcagcaatgttcaggttactgccagtcatagaatcatagaatatcagggctggaaggaacctcaggaggtcatctagtccaaccccctgctcaaagcaggaccagtcctcaactaaatcatcccagccagggctttgtcacgcctgaccttgtcccaaaggaccagtcacttactgaggtcagttgaatcttagatctcacagcaaagacaatacttgtagccagtcctgtaataacctgtattaagacttatttaaaaggaaacgaGAGTTGTTTACgaagttaaagcaggtaatccTATAGATGGAGacaagttacagtcttaaatttcaaaaggtaatagaagcctctataataagcaagccctgtatcttccttaggactaacccaggctaatcagcttgggatctcttgcttatgcctagaatctttgtcccccagagtccaagcagcatacagataatcagttccttctgtatgggtttttttatccccttcctgccatgtgctctgagctgcaaactgagCTAATGAgaagtcaagagcacaacaacagTCTTTTGTCGTCTTTAACATCCCATAATAGTCTTTCTGGTGTTGATGaacctttcctgccaggcaggatGTAATGCATTTGGTTGCCAGTCAGCACTTCACCTaggtaaagtctctctcctgtctggtgatttacagagccacagaggctcacaatgcaattagtcagatattaacccaggcagcaactcacaagcattcaataaagtgtaaacacattcttataatcctaGTCCCTAATACTAACAcgggtgagtcagactgattccagctatgtgttTGTCCCTGTTCCATGAAGACATGGGggcttttgcaagagctaacttctcatctgccagtgtcacaggcaggatgggcagggatggtgtctctagcctctgtttgccagaagcagggaatgggtgacgaggtggatcatttgatgattacctgttctgttcattctctctgaagcacctggcatttgccactgagctagatggaccattggtctgatgcatTGGGCAGCTCtgacattcttatgttcacagtctctgtcaggagtatctactcatttggactcactgtggggccacagaaagaaacaagatgttctgaggcaagaaggcccagtctcagagccccagggctcatgcttcccaaaagctaaaactaggcccagcccatgaaaggggcactgccaggagacactgtataaaggctggagcatcaaacagctttgtaaacctgagagagctgccttgggaacagtgacagggagaattccccagagtgactcctttgattcttctgttctctggcctttggttcatagaattatagaactggaagggacctcgagaggtcatctaggccagtcccctgcactcaaggcaggactcaatattatctagacaatccctgacaggtgtttgtccagcctgctcttaaatatccccagtgatggagattccacaacctccctagacaatttattccagtgcttagccactctgacatttaggaagtttttttcctaatctctatcctaaaccacccttgctgtaatttaagtccattgcttcttgtcctatcctcaccgattcagaagaacaatttttctctggcatccttgtaacaaccttttatgtacttgaaaactgtgatcatgtcccctctgagtcttctccagactcaacaaacccagttttttcaatcttccctcattggccatgttttctagacctttattcatttttgttactcttctctggacttgctccattttgtccacatcttttcctgaaatgtggtccccagaactggacacactactccagttgagacctaatcactgCGGAAGTAGAGCgacagaattacttctcgtgtcttgtttacaatactcctgctaatacatcccgaAATGAtacttactgttgcaaaaaaagtgtaactctgttgactcatattctgcTTCTGATCCACTATTACCCCCAGATCCGTTTCCACAGCACTCCTTCTTTGGCAGTTATTTACCCATTTtgtatgattgttccttcctaagcgctgtactttgcatttgtcgttattgaatttcatcctatttacttcagaccatttctccagtttgtccagatgactttgaatttcagttctatcctcctaaagtccttgcaacccctcccagcttggtatcgcctgcaaacttgataagtgtaacagagagactctgctgctggagggttttcaccatgtgtcagagggttacaccctggtaaggagggggctagatctgtactggaataaggtcactctgtgcttccgagtgtggcagaacctagaatgtccattagcaggggaaatcctggggggaatcaacatgtggaaaggagagaaaccctGTCTGAATGCTCTCACAtttgcccttctcaccctggcaggctacagaTTAACGTCCActgttttgctccagatcatcccatcctcccagggggaaggcaatggctgcaatggagctggttcaggtaagggattctcagggagctggtggtgggttctgcttggagggagagaagcggtaaatgtataggagggtgggagccagtgatgagctgccaaaatattaacaacaggttccttcCTCCTCACTTCACTGAGGGGCTCATGCCCCCCCGGGGGTCATGCCCCATGcaaccccccctgttccttgacacccccccagggacccctgatccatcccccccttcccttgtccctgactgccccctgccaccccatcaaacctctcctctcattcttgatgccccctcggaacctctgccccatccaaccatcccttctctctgtccctgactgccccccaccacctcatccaacccctgctccttcctgacatgccctcctgggacccttgcccccattcaattcccttgttccctgccctctgaccgccctgacccctatccaccccccacaacccaccaaacaccccctccctgctccctgcccccttaccacactgcctggggccaggactgggacAGCTCTGCCGGGACCATCGACTGGACGCCGCAGGGACCCAACTCCCTGaagccagggctggagcctgCTCGGCCGGGTGACTGCGGTGCTGGGGGACCTGAGCTGGGCTGGGTCGGAGCCGCTCAGGCAGGGACCAGCCCCGAGCCAGGGGTGCTTAGACGGGACCCGGCTGGGTGCGCTTGACCATGGCCATGGTGGAGCTGCACAGGTGGAGCCGGACTGAGCCATACTGCGCATCcgccccccgcaccccctccgGACCAggttacctgcctgctgcttgtttcaggcttcccttGAACATTTGGATTcgcaggaagcaggggatggggaggagaaggaggatggagctttcagaggagagggggaggtgggCTGAGGGCTGGGTGGACAACTACctgagcctttgttaaatttaaaagcttttttagaaccagttgtcctgGAACACCCTGTTCTAAAAAGGCTTGTAAATTTAACAACCTGTTCATGCGAACCGGCTGAAGCTCACCACTGGTGGGatctgctagaggtggtgggaggtAGGAAATATCTTTAGTGGAGAAAAGAGGGGACAGGATGTGACAaaactgctgagacttgtgtactcTAGGGTGTGATGGGTTCTCACCCCGGGATACAGTCTGAGGGGCTTCTGAGAACCGCTGTGCCCTCTAACCCTCAAGccgggctggcccttctcacactgctttgctggagattcagcctgcctctccagggcctgttatcacccagcatgacagcaggtggctccatgcagccaactaatttacctgagtgcgttacctaagccactcaaggagagatagaagacaacagccaatttcccagcgataagtgttagcaaacagatcaaagcagattacttagcaaataactGAAAGCTCAGACCAAGCCTAACatgctagatggatagaatttgaattagcaatttctcaccctgactgatgatacaagcagtccaccaagtttccataccaagctagaaatccctttaccctggaaccagcacttcccccagttcagtgttcgttcctcaggtgtttccaggagttctcttgtgcagggaatgaggccaagagctgATGTCCCACTCcacttatgtagcttttccatatggcaggaaccctttgttctaacctcagttcccagtccggtttgtggaaaaatataggtagcaaaatgaagttcattgtcatgtggtctggtcacatgccctagcatgccctgctgagtcacagtagccatgactcctaggctggCTGAACCGTTCACAGGAGGGCTAAGCTCTtgcacagtccattgtctttgttgatgagccatgaacactgtctggcttcttcattgttgtacctgaaaggctcgttgtggctgttaacccagagtaagcacatttgaaagatagatacagagtcaatatccataacacaggtaagataatcatattcagcaaatcataacttttccagtgacaccacacatgagacactttgtacaaaatgagtcatgtcctaatcatattataatcctgcCACTATGTTGAATATGGGCTGTCGTGTCAGATAGgttctaatttcaaggcacaggctttgggaatgaaacttcccctctttgtggaacaggaaataaccctccagccagggctgggacaacttcccagactcccagtgctgaaaCCTGAACCTCCTGACACTTCATTAGTTACCCCTATCCCTAGCCTTTgtggcaactgcaaactttatcggtgatgattttatattctcttccaggtcattgataagaatCTTAAATAGCAGAGGGCCAAGATCCAATCCTTgcgggaacctgctagaaagaaatccactcgaccatggttccctatttaaaatcccagtttttaatttatttaatgtatgccctgtgtattttgtatctttctagtcaaaatattgtgctgaacCAACTCATGTGCCTACATATATTACGTCAGGACTATTAGCTGCAagtaaacttttgatctcatccaataaggatatccagttagtttgataggatctattgtgtctaaacctttttaatgggtactaattatattactctcctttctttcttaatgaaatccagtatcggctgctccattctcttgcccagtATCGATTTCAGACTGACACACTTGTAATTCGCTGCATcatctcttttatactttttaaatattggcacagcattagctttattccagtcttctggaatttcccaagtgttccaagtcccaattaaaatcaacattaacagtccaccacactcctccagcaggtctttcaaaactctagttatctggaccattgttaggattgaattttgtccttttaaaaacttcctttcttattttcattggttgatcacttgatttctgatagcttcctcttgccaactttctacaattctgaccttcgaACTTCTAtcctttactattgacttcccctttcttccatatattttatttggagagtgttgggattcctaccagggagctaccagcagggtccagagacagccccatctcctatattaagctctggctagtagctatgtgataaatgtgacgACCCTGCTtccgtctgtcagctgggagacacaaaggttctctcttcctcctggctgctctaggcaAGGTGAGGTGgtactctgttaacatgtgcctcctggagcttccatttacctggtgctgctgttccctgAATAGTGGGGTTGGGAGTGcggcagcaggtcctgagtgttggactctttctttttcaggggccggtgactttcgaggaggtggctgtgtatttcactagggaggaatgggctcttctggaccctgttgagagagccctctacagggatgtcatgcaggagaactatgagacggtgacctcgctgggtaaggagtcctgtcccctgggttattagaagctgtggggtctctaaagaacctgagcagtaataactttatacctttattcatcattcaagttttgacaagtttctttgtccccctttttttccttatctctcatacactagcaggcagcagggagggaggaggtaataagggatgaggagggaacacaagaagctcccaaggCGCCGGGAGGTGGTGCCGGCTGCGAGTAATGGGAAGAAgcagaggggagtgtggaggaagggcacccaggaagtgggctgggtgggtcagtgggagggaggagaggtttggggatctagagctgtgggggatcccagacctttaaccctGAATCCCTACCCAAACCTCAGGTAAATCCTAGACTTCAGCATAACCACTCTCGCAAAGCCTCAACTTAATATAAGGCCCTGAACTGTAGCAAGCTTAGGCTATGTTTACTAAATCGTATCACTAAATCGACCACGGCtagatcgatctcagagcgtcaATCCTGGCTGTAGTGTCGACCTGCCCTTAATAACCCATTTCTTTATGCTCACCTCTTTGCCTCCACACTTGTTccaaaataataagtaatactCTGATCATGGCATCTTACCTCTAGCAAGTATAAAACTGCCCACAAGACGTGAGACTAGCTTATAGATCGTAAAATCAGGGCAGGGTCAAGATGAGTGAgggtttggagagagtcttgTCCCCCTCTCCCAATCTGCAGCagccacaagctgtcttccctccaggctccttggatcttcgaacctgtccctcctgaggttacgtagcccagttcttgtttcttacattctcctttttcagaagaattagaagctgttgctcctgaatgttagcgtttaattccccagccttctcctcccactgggggagtttaattctccatcccatttcacctgagtcactagatttcctaattccccaaaatgtgcttttgcaatgtcacagttcaggggtagctaagcctttgacctgcctccatggtctgctcaaggaatggcccctcaggtatcaggcctctagccagcccctctctatggATAGGGACCCACATGCGtctcctttttgaccagtgtgtgaggattgcagcttgtcctccactgtgtttGCTGGACTAATGTCCatttcctgtgctttgctttctctccaggggctgtgagcagtgtgtgtgagatagaggtgggacttcagtgatacttgtatgatgccaatacacacctcagtcacgtagctgtcatggggtgatatgaatgggtcatttaggactcactgggagtaacctacatcaatctaatacccaacagagacaagagaatgactgtcacccagggctgcccagaggattaaggttgcctggggtcttcagtggcatgttCCCCTTATgtgctctgacaccgcagagcattttcctcgtgtcccccttaccagctggaaggaggttactagtggagttcctcaaggatcggtttttggaccaatcttatctaacctttttattactgaccttggcacaaaaaatgggaatgtgctaataaagtttgcggatgacgcgaagctggggggtattgctaacacggagaaggaccaggatatcatacaggaagatctggaccaccttgtaaactggagtaatagtaataggatgaaatttaatagtgaaaagtgcaaggtcatgcacttagggattaataataagaaggttagatatacattggggacgcatcaggtggaagcaacagaggaggagaaggaccttgcaCTATTgatagatcacaggatgactatgagccgccaatgtggtATGGCCGTTAAaagagctaatgcggttttaggatgcatcaggcgaggtatttccagcaaagataaggaggtgttagtaccattatataaggcactgatgagaccccacctggaatactgtgtgcagttctactctcccatgtttaagaaggatgaattcaaactggaacaggttcagagacgggctactaggatgatccaaggaatggaaaacctgtcatatgaaaggagactcaaagagcttggcttgtttagtctagccaaaaaaaGTCTGAGAgggaatatgcttgctctttataaatatatcagagggattaatattagggagggagagaaattattaagctttgtaccaatgtagacacaagaacaaatgggtataaactggacactaggaagtttagacttgaaattagatgaaggtttctaaccattagaggagtgaagttctggaacagccttccaaggggattagtggggaaaaaagacatatctggctttaagattaagcttgataagtttatggaagggatagtatgatgggatagcctaattttggcaatcgatctttgattatcagcagataagtatgcccagtggtcgatgatgggatgttggatgggatgggatctgagttactgcagagaattttttcctgcgtgctggctggtgagtcttgcccacatgctcagggtttagctgatcgccatatttggggtcgggaaggaattttcctccagggcagagtggtagaggccctggaggtttttcgccttcctctgcagcgtgggacatgggtcacttgctagtggattctctgcagcttgaggtcttcaaaccacaatttgaagacttcaataactcagacataggttaggggtttgttatagaagtggatggagagtgttctgtggcctgctttgtgcaggggtcggactagatgatcacattggtcccttctgaccctagaatctatgagtctatgagctctgatgccgcagagcatttgccctgtttccctgttcctgttccccctcctgtttgactcagtttatatagtaatattctcagctgtacctttgcttaaccaatcattgtactgaaatttaattaaccaatcctaacgcattgaaacataattctctaaccaactgTATCCCActacctaattaacttacacctagcaaaattaattatacagcagacaaaaacaattagagaatcagactgattaacattgtaaagcggcggccataaagataaaaaaatacaaaaatgagagtttcacaaccacaagcattgagtaatgatttcttgccaaaccagtctgctatcaaactaagttttctttaaccatcttaagatctgtttctttatctggtagtGCTGgacactatcaggacaggatcatcttcctaacagcccaatagcaccttatttcagtgtgactcgtttgggatgtgaggatgtgaccctttgcttcccagcttatggctgcccctgctgctcagCCAAAGGTCTTAGCCTAAGGACAAGACCTCAGTCTGTCACGGTAAGAGAAGGCCTttacaaatacagacagtgattttgattctttgttttcatactcctataagtagctaagtgataaaaatacccctaagttcttaaactataggctttacaggcaggcctgaatatctctattctaacagtgggttctgtcctttatcccattctgtgcctgtcttgtgtatttagattgtaaattcttcagggcatgggccatctactattctgtgtttgtacttgtcctaacacaatggggacccactgttagttgctccttagcactaatgtaatgaatatgatttataatcataataactctcctgcctctttgaggcaaggaagctggccttgcaatgttactgcttaacaatgagctgggggttaaaaccatggactattctttgtgacaagtatcccagAAATTCTACTGACCTCCCTAGTTTTCTTTGCCTGcagtagggtttccagtttccaaacctgatgtgatctcccaggtggaacgaggggaagagccgtgggttccagacctccagggctgtgagaaagaagtgcttccaagagctgcctgcacaggtgaggacttggttaaaccaactcaacaactgtgtgggaatgcaggaaacatttgggatgccctacGAAGACCAtgtgagctctccaagttcaaaattgttccctgcagatgcgGAATCATAATGGCAGATGTGactcatggcttccctcctattctgactgacaactggcagcaggtcGCTCCGTGATCTCACTTTCCTCTGAGTGTTCTcgtgagatgcagaccaaaactgatcccttcctctctcctctggggaaggttttggggaaaatcagctcctgataggtttgatctctcccacacatattttggattgttcatccctttttccattcctctctctgagattttctttctttctggtgCAGGTAGTGATctgtgtctggattctctctgtctcccatcaggtgatgggatggtgagtgagaatgaggaggagaaaccccatcaggaagatgctgagcgaagagaagcacatggaatgtcatcaggaagatccaaagagaatgtttccaggagttgtgcactcccagaaaaaccaaaagcctgtgagactcagggGAGGCCAGAGGGAAACTTTAGTAGCCTCTCAGACCTTATAACAAGCAGTAGAATCAACTTGGAAGACACACGCTACaggtgccatgagtgtgggaaacgcTTCATTTGGAGCTCTACCCTTGTCAGACATCgcagaatccacacgggagagacgccttatacgtgcactgagtgtgggaaaagcttcagtcagagctcagaCCTTATcacgcatcagagaatccacacgggagagaagccttacacatgctctgagtgtgggaaaagctttcgTTGGCGCTCACAACTTATCGGACATCAGAGactccacacaggagagatgccctacacatgctctgaatgcgggaaaagcttcagtcagagctcagaCCTTATcacgcatcagagaatccacacgggagagaagccttacacatgctctgagtgtgggaaaagctttcgTTGGCGCTCACAACTTATCGGACATCAGAGactccacacaggagagatgccctacacatgctctgaatgcgggaaaagctttagtcGGAGCTCAAGCCTTATCAGACATcacagaatccacacaggagagacgccctacacgtgcactgagtgtgggaaaagcttcaatcaaaGCTCTAACCTGaacacacatcgtagaatccacacaagggagatgCCCTACAGATGCTCAGAGTGCGGGCAAAGCTTCAATCAGCGCTCAAGGctcattagacatcagaaaatgcaCAGCAGAGAGAATTGTAATAAATCCCTTGACTAGGGTTGGCAAAaacgattttttttaaaaaaaaaatcacgttaGCTAATTCCCACAAAG is a window encoding:
- the LOC127039730 gene encoding zinc finger protein 79-like, with amino-acid sequence MADVTHGFPPILTDNWQQVAPECGKSFSQSSDLITHQRIHTGEKPYTCSECGKSFRWRSQLIGHQRLHTGEMPYTCSECGKSFSQSSDLITHQRIHTGEKPYTCSECGKSFRWRSQLIGHQRLHTGEMPYTCSECGKSFSRSSSLIRHHRIHTGETPYTCTECGKSFNQSSNLNTHRRIHTREMPYRCSECGQSFNQRSRLIRHQKIIHTGEKPYECRECGKLFTQRSALIRHQRIQTGERPYECRECGKCFSNRSALIRHRRIHTSERPGECRQPACTTHSIQLVSVVGG